A genome region from Labilibaculum antarcticum includes the following:
- the ltrA gene encoding group II intron reverse transcriptase/maturase, with amino-acid sequence MRMNLWNETKSVPISRTMIWNAYKQVKSNKGSAGVDEIGWDEFESQRSEQLYKLWNRMASGSYFPPAVKEVEIPKKDGTKRKLGIPTITDRIGQQVVKYYLEPRFESIFSDSSYGYRPNRNAHQALEEVQRNCWKNDWVIDLDIKGFFDNIDHAKLMLAVRKHVPENWACMYIERWLQMPIQRIDGELIQKQGKGTPQGGVISPLLANLFLHYAFDKWLENLNSNVKFVRYADDAIIHCRTKRQADWLLNKLHERMANCHLELHPEKTKLVYCRDYRRQEKHKHVKFDFLAYSFQPRSSRSQKTGNLFQGYGCAISISSRKKIAEKIAITLEECKTCRSIVGVAQKLNPQIRGWVNYYGKFRMWEMHSIFRLLHSRLVRWARQKYKRYKNSICRAYAWLNRIKKQFPYLFYHWKLNFSI; translated from the coding sequence ATGAGGATGAATCTATGGAATGAAACAAAATCGGTACCAATAAGTCGTACCATGATATGGAATGCTTACAAGCAAGTGAAATCCAATAAAGGAAGTGCCGGAGTTGATGAAATTGGATGGGACGAATTTGAATCCCAACGATCGGAACAACTCTACAAACTCTGGAATCGCATGGCATCGGGGAGTTATTTTCCACCAGCGGTAAAAGAGGTTGAGATTCCTAAAAAGGATGGTACAAAGCGTAAGCTAGGGATTCCTACCATTACCGATCGTATCGGTCAACAAGTAGTGAAATATTATTTAGAACCAAGGTTCGAATCTATTTTCAGTGATAGTAGTTATGGCTATCGACCAAATCGCAATGCACATCAAGCATTAGAGGAGGTTCAGCGTAACTGTTGGAAAAACGACTGGGTAATTGATTTAGACATCAAAGGGTTTTTCGATAATATTGATCATGCAAAACTGATGTTGGCAGTTCGAAAGCATGTACCCGAGAATTGGGCGTGTATGTACATCGAAAGATGGCTGCAGATGCCAATTCAAAGAATAGACGGAGAATTGATACAAAAACAGGGAAAAGGCACACCGCAAGGTGGCGTTATCAGTCCTTTATTGGCCAATCTGTTTCTACATTATGCTTTCGATAAATGGTTAGAGAATTTAAATTCCAATGTGAAATTTGTGCGTTATGCTGATGACGCCATTATTCACTGCAGAACCAAAAGACAAGCAGATTGGTTGTTGAACAAATTGCATGAAAGGATGGCAAACTGTCACCTTGAATTGCATCCAGAAAAGACCAAACTGGTTTATTGCAGAGATTACCGCAGGCAAGAAAAACATAAGCATGTCAAATTCGATTTTCTAGCTTATAGCTTTCAGCCACGCAGTAGTAGGTCACAGAAGACAGGAAATCTATTTCAGGGTTACGGTTGTGCAATTAGCATTTCTTCACGTAAGAAGATAGCTGAAAAGATAGCCATTACGTTGGAAGAATGTAAAACCTGTAGAAGTATTGTGGGAGTTGCTCAAAAGCTCAATCCTCAGATAAGAGGCTGGGTTAATTATTACGGTAAATTCCGCATGTGGGAAATGCATTCTATTTTCCGCTTACTGCACAGTCGCCTGGTTCGTTGGGCACGACAAAAGTACAAACGTTACAAGAATAGTATTTGTCGCGCTTATGCGTGGCTCAATAGAATAAAGAAACAGTTTCCATACTTGTTTTATCATTGGAAGTTGAATTTTTCTATTTAA
- a CDS encoding toxin-antitoxin system YwqK family antitoxin yields MKNITPKYITVCICLFLFACNNHENKLQKVVTYHENGKVKSESFKLNNQRHGEYKSYYTNGCLEVRAYFKKGIQDSIQQYYNEDGIIMQTSNYRNGIVCGELLVYEMGKLSCKQSYIIRNDSSYLNQVIDYTENGKIDIERSNYFSLHSKKDTIKMGEVFSLDVKLEASYFNMNMLVIFGDFDTNYNKSTYTDTLWDRMDDQVDFKVHYTTTKYHEGENVLKGIIHDYISYYEDDSEQDILADVRPLFFEYVFYVKAK; encoded by the coding sequence ATGAAAAATATAACACCTAAATACATCACCGTATGTATCTGTTTATTTTTATTTGCTTGCAACAATCATGAAAATAAACTGCAGAAAGTTGTTACCTATCATGAAAACGGAAAGGTAAAATCTGAAAGTTTCAAATTAAATAATCAACGGCACGGTGAGTATAAAAGTTACTATACCAATGGTTGTCTAGAAGTCCGTGCTTATTTTAAAAAGGGAATACAAGATAGTATACAACAATATTATAATGAAGACGGAATAATAATGCAAACATCAAACTATAGAAACGGGATAGTTTGTGGGGAGTTATTGGTATACGAAATGGGCAAGTTATCCTGTAAACAGTCTTATATAATAAGAAATGATTCGTCCTATTTAAACCAAGTTATTGACTATACTGAAAATGGAAAAATAGATATTGAACGGAGCAATTACTTCTCTTTGCATTCAAAAAAAGACACAATTAAAATGGGTGAAGTATTTAGTTTAGATGTTAAACTAGAGGCATCATATTTTAATATGAATATGCTTGTGATTTTCGGTGATTTTGATACCAACTATAATAAATCCACATATACTGATACTTTATGGGATAGAATGGATGATCAAGTTGATTTTAAAGTGCATTATACTACAACTAAATATCACGAAGGGGAAAATGTATTGAAGGGTATCATACATGATTACATTAGCTATTATGAGGATGATTCAGAACAAGATATATTAGCTGATGTACGTCCATTGTTTTTTGAATATGTCTTTTATGTGAAGGCCAAGTAA
- a CDS encoding peptidase associated/transthyretin-like domain-containing protein, with translation MMKLTLILSIFIFLTSAVHGQIRTIKGTVICEYLELLPGVSIYSLDTVEIGRTNLDGEFNISIQEETDQLMFGFVGLEPMTITFADNCEKLEIIMMYGVHYDFISLRKADRLRKKRFDKLPEVRKKAFEQGIFKSDSLNYSQEFDSYRDD, from the coding sequence ATGATGAAACTGACATTAATACTTTCAATTTTTATCTTTTTAACTTCTGCTGTTCACGGACAAATAAGAACCATAAAAGGTACTGTAATATGTGAATATTTAGAATTACTTCCTGGCGTTTCAATTTATAGTTTGGACACTGTCGAAATAGGTAGAACTAATTTAGATGGAGAATTTAATATCTCTATTCAAGAAGAAACTGATCAATTGATGTTTGGGTTTGTAGGTCTGGAACCAATGACTATAACATTTGCTGACAATTGTGAAAAGCTAGAAATAATAATGATGTATGGTGTGCATTATGATTTTATTTCACTCAGAAAGGCTGATAGACTCAGAAAGAAAAGATTCGATAAACTTCCAGAAGTTCGTAAAAAAGCATTTGAGCAAGGAATATTTAAATCTGACTCCCTAAACTATAGTCAGGAATTTGATTCCTATAGAGATGATTAG
- a CDS encoding formylglycine-generating enzyme family protein: MKFPKNKYIILTIGLLLTIISCTKTADKDIMNELYQGISVATLETINPTDIEFTTAVCGGNIINDGYTEITMFGVVWSTDANPTIEENDGTIKKEEVIQNFTAELTDLSPNTNYYVRAFASNSIGTAYGEEKIFTTRSYDIEMIIVEGGIFQMGSNDETNREQPVHPVTVSSFEIGKYEITQAQWEVIMGSNPSYFKGDNLPVERVNWGMAQEFITKLNQKTGKNYRLPTEEEWEFAALGGNSSNGFTYSGSNSIEDVAWYAFNAAYKSHDVASKKANELGIYDMTGNVWEWLDGWYDNYDSDAVTDPDGIPNGTYRCLRGGCWDYGPDDCRVKRRRYDISGIIEKNVGLRVARSL, translated from the coding sequence ATGAAATTTCCAAAAAATAAATATATCATACTAACAATAGGACTTTTGCTTACAATTATTTCCTGCACAAAAACAGCAGATAAAGATATAATGAATGAGTTGTACCAAGGAATATCAGTAGCTACTTTAGAAACAATTAATCCAACCGATATTGAATTCACAACTGCAGTTTGTGGCGGCAATATTATTAATGATGGATATACGGAAATTACAATGTTTGGAGTTGTATGGAGTACAGATGCAAACCCAACAATTGAAGAAAATGATGGTACAATCAAAAAAGAAGAAGTAATACAAAATTTTACAGCTGAATTGACTGATTTAAGCCCCAATACGAATTACTATGTAAGGGCTTTTGCTTCTAATTCAATTGGCACTGCTTATGGTGAAGAAAAAATCTTTACAACTCGATCATATGACATAGAAATGATTATAGTTGAAGGTGGTATTTTCCAAATGGGTAGTAATGACGAAACTAACAGGGAGCAGCCAGTTCACCCAGTTACAGTTAGCAGCTTCGAAATAGGAAAATATGAGATAACTCAAGCACAATGGGAGGTGATAATGGGTAGTAATCCATCATATTTTAAAGGAGATAATTTACCCGTTGAACGAGTAAATTGGGGCATGGCTCAAGAATTCATTACCAAACTGAACCAAAAAACAGGTAAAAATTACCGTTTACCAACAGAAGAAGAATGGGAATTTGCTGCACTTGGTGGAAATTCTTCAAATGGCTTTACTTATTCTGGTAGTAACTCAATTGAAGATGTGGCTTGGTATGCATTTAACGCTGCTTACAAATCTCATGATGTAGCATCAAAAAAGGCTAACGAACTAGGCATCTATGATATGACTGGAAATGTTTGGGAGTGGCTTGATGGCTGGTACGATAATTATGATAGTGATGCTGTTACAGATCCTGATGGTATTCCTAATGGAACTTATCGCTGTCTTCGAGGTGGATGTTGGGACTATGGTCCTGACGACTGTCGTGTCAAACGTCGTCGTTACGACATCTCAGGTATTATAGAAAAAAATGTAGGCTTACGCGTTGCTCGCAGTTTATAA
- a CDS encoding DUF2231 domain-containing protein, whose amino-acid sequence MFTATHLHAMIVHFPVALVLVAFFTEVLGLILKKKFYQQATFYILFLAALGAIVAYLTGDAAGDGMDGGSLGLAMEAHAEAASFTLWFTIAAAGAKSALYILKKEILWLKILAFVLLLAAAGGVVRTGYLGGQLVFKHAAGVELGFSNFGTLQNND is encoded by the coding sequence ATGTTTACAGCAACACACCTACATGCAATGATTGTCCATTTTCCGGTTGCTTTGGTATTGGTGGCATTTTTTACGGAAGTCCTCGGCTTAATACTTAAGAAAAAGTTTTATCAGCAAGCTACGTTTTATATTTTATTTCTGGCTGCTCTTGGTGCTATTGTTGCATATTTAACTGGCGATGCTGCAGGTGATGGAATGGATGGAGGTTCTTTAGGCCTGGCCATGGAAGCACACGCAGAAGCAGCTTCTTTTACCCTATGGTTTACCATAGCTGCCGCAGGGGCTAAAAGTGCCCTGTATATATTAAAAAAAGAAATTCTCTGGCTAAAAATATTGGCTTTTGTTTTGTTGCTGGCTGCTGCCGGAGGTGTGGTACGTACTGGTTATTTGGGTGGTCAGTTGGTATTTAAACACGCTGCTGGTGTTGAACTAGGCTTTAGTAATTTTGGAACTTTGCAAAACAATGATTAA
- a CDS encoding response regulator transcription factor, producing MRILIVEDEPSISNFLKEGLEEEGFAVDTADNGKQGLQLALDYLEEYDIILLDWMLPGMSGIEILRNIRKEDPAVPIIFLTARDTTDDAVFGLETGANDYIRKPFAFEELLARIRVLMRTKSGENSVFHYGNISLDVASHRVSKAGKNVELTQKEFALLEFLLRNKGKVSRRTRIIEKVWDIHFDYDTSVIDVYINALRKKLNDKNNESFIETIRGVGYRINDEA from the coding sequence ATGCGAATTTTAATTGTTGAAGACGAGCCCTCCATTTCCAATTTCCTTAAAGAGGGTTTGGAAGAGGAGGGTTTTGCTGTTGATACAGCCGATAACGGAAAACAGGGTTTACAATTGGCCCTTGATTATTTGGAAGAATACGATATTATTCTGCTCGACTGGATGTTGCCCGGAATGAGCGGTATTGAAATACTCCGTAATATCCGAAAAGAAGACCCGGCAGTACCGATAATTTTCCTTACCGCTCGAGATACCACCGACGATGCCGTTTTTGGACTTGAAACAGGAGCTAACGACTATATTCGCAAACCCTTTGCTTTTGAAGAATTGCTGGCCCGCATTCGTGTGCTGATGCGCACAAAAAGTGGTGAGAACTCGGTATTTCACTATGGAAATATTTCGCTGGATGTAGCTTCGCACCGGGTAAGCAAAGCCGGGAAGAATGTTGAACTTACCCAAAAAGAATTTGCCTTGCTTGAGTTTTTATTGCGCAACAAGGGAAAAGTAAGTCGGCGCACCCGCATTATTGAAAAAGTGTGGGATATCCATTTCGATTACGATACCTCGGTAATTGATGTGTACATTAATGCACTCCGCAAAAAATTGAATGATAAAAATAACGAATCATTCATTGAAACCATTCGAGGAGTAGGTTACCGAATAAACGATGAAGCATGA
- a CDS encoding sensor histidine kinase, whose product MKLHFKTRIALFNTIAAAITMFVVFAAVYSVIYTTTFRHLDRSILGEKEELFSQISTEGDSLVFSLNAEWEELEHNNAEVDPIFLQIVDEQGTVIFHSRNLQNDQLLFADSLNSNTFFNVEFNKKKLRQGQFPIKTETGKIIGQLDIGISQVDSILILSNLRNTFFAAFPLMLLFFYLVTSLVASRSIAPVKQLIGYAEKMNYNNINPSLPLPEHHDEIYQLTATINALLERIETGRNREKQITADISHELRTPLTGIRGTLEVLIRKPREPHHYEEKAKQVIQEVDSINHIISELLYLARLDSGNLSIVNKPVLLHDMLQSIRNKWQSRFLEKNMSMQVDVPENTMVQVDFGLLEMILENLVSNAVKYGNVHGELRCRWQNDTNILTLSDNGPGIPQEHLPHIFERFYRADVPGSSSVQSTGLGLYIVKMLTDIQGIQIEVNNRANRGTQFFLHFKA is encoded by the coding sequence ATGAAGCTACATTTTAAAACCCGTATAGCACTTTTTAATACTATTGCAGCTGCCATTACCATGTTTGTGGTGTTTGCTGCAGTGTATTCTGTAATTTATACTACTACGTTTCGTCATCTTGACCGCAGTATTCTAGGAGAAAAGGAAGAATTGTTTTCCCAGATATCCACCGAAGGCGATTCTCTGGTATTTAGTTTGAATGCTGAGTGGGAAGAATTGGAGCACAATAATGCAGAGGTAGATCCTATCTTTTTACAAATAGTAGATGAGCAGGGAACTGTTATTTTTCATTCGCGCAATTTACAAAACGACCAGCTACTGTTTGCCGATTCCCTGAACTCCAATACTTTTTTTAATGTGGAGTTCAACAAAAAAAAATTACGACAAGGACAATTTCCCATCAAAACCGAAACGGGTAAAATTATCGGACAGCTTGATATTGGTATATCTCAGGTCGATTCCATTTTAATTCTCAGCAACCTACGCAATACTTTTTTTGCCGCGTTTCCGCTGATGCTCTTATTCTTTTATTTGGTTACTTCTTTGGTGGCATCGCGCAGTATAGCTCCTGTAAAGCAATTGATTGGTTATGCAGAAAAGATGAATTACAACAATATCAATCCAAGCCTGCCATTACCGGAACATCATGATGAGATTTACCAGCTTACCGCTACCATCAATGCCTTGCTTGAAAGAATAGAAACAGGCCGCAACCGCGAGAAACAGATTACTGCCGATATATCGCATGAATTGCGGACCCCCCTTACTGGCATTAGAGGAACCCTGGAAGTTCTCATTCGAAAACCTCGCGAGCCGCATCATTACGAAGAAAAGGCAAAGCAAGTGATACAGGAAGTAGATTCGATAAACCATATTATTAGTGAGTTGCTGTATCTGGCACGTTTAGATTCAGGAAACTTGTCGATTGTAAATAAGCCAGTTCTTTTACACGATATGTTGCAATCAATCCGGAACAAATGGCAAAGCAGGTTTTTAGAGAAAAACATGAGCATGCAAGTAGACGTACCTGAAAATACCATGGTTCAGGTTGATTTTGGTTTGCTTGAAATGATATTGGAGAACTTGGTTAGCAATGCGGTAAAATACGGAAATGTACACGGAGAATTACGTTGCCGATGGCAAAACGACACCAACATATTAACGCTAAGTGATAATGGTCCCGGTATTCCACAGGAACATCTACCACATATTTTCGAGCGTTTTTACCGGGCTGATGTTCCTGGAAGTTCTTCGGTACAGAGTACCGGATTGGGACTTTATATTGTTAAGATGCTAACCGATATTCAGGGAATACAAATAGAGGTCAATAATCGGGCTAATCGGGGAACTCAATTTTTTCTTCATTTTAAAGCCTAA
- a CDS encoding rubrerythrin family protein produces MKNLLSLSVLAMFIGILSSCNMGNSKDTKLQNPTAKVSNEKQMTPDEAKAKTMADLQEAFKGETTASAKYAAYSQKAEQDGFHNIALLFKAASTAEKVHANNHKSVMVEYGVAIPEFAPEFTVKSTAANLQDAIDGESYEIATMYPDFLKDAGNSKSQLAQITFNYALEVEKKHQIMYKNALAALDNNSVNELPQVYYICPTCGNTYDQTPPERCGISMTSSEKFLKINSL; encoded by the coding sequence ATGAAAAATTTATTATCCTTATCAGTACTAGCCATGTTTATTGGCATTCTAAGTTCATGTAACATGGGAAATAGCAAGGACACCAAACTACAAAACCCGACAGCCAAAGTAAGTAATGAAAAACAAATGACACCCGACGAAGCCAAGGCAAAAACTATGGCCGACCTGCAGGAAGCATTTAAAGGTGAAACCACTGCATCAGCCAAATATGCAGCTTATTCTCAAAAAGCAGAGCAAGATGGATTTCACAACATCGCATTGCTGTTCAAAGCTGCATCGACTGCTGAAAAGGTGCATGCTAATAATCACAAATCGGTTATGGTGGAATACGGCGTAGCCATTCCGGAATTCGCGCCTGAATTTACCGTTAAATCAACTGCCGCTAATTTGCAGGATGCCATTGACGGGGAATCGTATGAGATAGCTACTATGTATCCTGATTTTTTGAAAGATGCTGGTAACTCTAAAAGTCAATTGGCTCAAATAACTTTTAATTATGCTCTTGAAGTGGAGAAAAAACATCAGATAATGTACAAAAATGCACTGGCAGCACTTGACAATAACTCGGTAAACGAGCTACCTCAAGTATATTATATATGTCCTACTTGCGGAAACACCTACGATCAAACACCACCTGAACGTTGTGGTATTTCAATGACCAGTTCTGAAAAATTCTTGAAAATAAATAGTTTATAA